The nucleotide sequence TATCCATTTCTTGTTATTGAATTCAACAATACGAGTACCCTTGCTTTCCATAAAAGTTTGTATTGCACCCTCGAGTTCAAACACCCATTTCAGCACTTTGCCGCGGCATAACCATCGGACCTTGGTGTATGGAATGTCATCGAAGTCTGCATCAATGCTGTGCAGTAATTCTTGAAACTATCTGTGACGCAGCCCTTTGGAGGTAACCGTTTTAGTGACAACTGACATGACATTTGGCATTCTCAGTGACTTGGCACAAAGATTCTCTTGGTGTATTATGCATTGGAACTGCATAGTAGTGTCATTTCCGACTTTAATTGCTCCAATTTGGATAAAGTTTACTAGACCCTGCAGTCTCCCAAAAATTGATGGAGCACCATCAGTGGTGATTCCCAAAAGTTTCATTTCCGGAGATATAACATTGACAACCCGAACAATGCATTCCTTAACGAATTCTCCATCTGAGAATGGtttcgattgttttgcgattATTTCTGCCACCAAGTGTCTCGCTTTCACAACTGACTCCTGATGCCTAAAAAGTTTCGAGAAAACATTTTGTTGTCCTTGAAGAACTTTTGTTAATTATCTTGTCTCTGTATTTATCATAATTCGATGAATGGCAGAAGGCGGAACTCTATCTCTACCTGACAGCGATATTGACCATTCACCTATACTCGGGATCCTGAATTGCTTGTTCCATGTCTGTTACCGTACATTCTTTAGGCGCCAAAGCAATCCAAAGTTGTCAACTCATCAATATTTTGCCTCATCGCCGTAACATCAAGGATTTCAGCATTGGCAATTATTGCTTATGTCCCCGGCATGTTTGATTATTTGGTTGGGGCTACATTTGAATAAAAGACCAGGtgataaaatagaaaaagatTCTCAaagtggcccgcgggccaagaGTTGGACGGCCCtgctctagattctagaatttATTCATGTCTTGCCATGTCACACACCATTTCATTCGGCACAAGTTTTTCCAACTGTTTATATCACACATCGACTTCCATTACATTTTTTTCATGGAACACTCTCCACATGTTTCTCTATCGTAATGTTTTTCTTATTATGAATTTTCATATGTCTATTCAAGTTCCAAGATCGTGAAAAACATTTGCCACATATCTCACATGAGTACTGCTTTTCACTTGCATGGATTCGCATGTGTGTGTTAAAATGACTTGATTGTGAAAAACATTTGCCACATATCTCACATGAGTATGGTTTATCACCTGCATGGATTCGTATGTGTCTGTTCAAATCATGTGATCGTAAAAAACATTTGCCACATATTTCGCAAGAATATGGCTTCTCTCCTGTATGAATTCTTCTATGCACATTCAGACTACTGGAACATGTGAAGCATTTACCACATATTTCACAGGAATAAGGATTATCACTTGAATGGATTCGCACATGTGTGCTCAAAAACCTTGATTGCGCAAAACATTTGCCACATATTTCACACGAACAAGGCTTATCACTTGTATGGATTTGCATGTGTTCGTTCAAATGGCCTGATTGTGAAAAACATTTGCCACATATCTCACAGGGGTAAGGTTTATCACCTGAATGGATTCGCATGTGTGTGTTTAAATAACTTGAGTCTGAAAAACATTTGCCACATATCTCACAGGAGTATGGTTTATCACCTGAATGGATTCGCATATGTCTATTCAAACTGCTAAATTGTAAAAAACATTTGCCACATATCTTACAAGAAAATGGCTTCTCTCCTGTATGAATTCGTACATGAGCATTCACAGCACTTTTGTCCACAAAACATTTGCCGCATATTTTACAGGAATATGGTTTTTCCCCTGTATGCCTTCGCATATGACTTTTCAGATTATCTGCTTTCAAaaaacttttcccacatatctCACAAGAGCATAGCCTTTTACCAGTATGCATTTCTTTGATATGCCGATCCATACTAACTGCTTGCAAGAAATGTCTGCCACATATTTTGCAGGGATATATCTTCTCTCCTGTATGACTTTGtatatgaatattcaaatattgctgGACCGCGCAAAACCTTTTCCACATATCCTACAAGAAtatggtttttctccagtatgaacTCTCGAATGCTTTTTCAAATTACTTGCTGTTTTAAAGTCTTTTCCACATATTTCGTTTGACAAATCAGACGGACATTGAGTTTAATTATGAGAGATTTAATTAGTCAACTATCCCAATCCAGTATGTAATGGGATATTTTGGACTAAATTCaaacaatcaataaaatctggtaatgaaatattatatattcatGTGAATTAAGTCTGAATTCCGATAAGAGTATAGAAAGGAAATAATCTCTGGACTGAGATACCaacaaaatgaataatagtATACAAGCTTATTCTAATAACTTGTCTTGAGTTTCAGAagaatagaccttattcattaaaaacccatcctactcgcaatggggaatgtgatcaccagagcagaaatttgcatttgcACATGCTGACGTGTcatttaaaccagtggttcccaaccgccggtccgtgGACCGGTACCGGTCCgtgaagcttttttgccggtccggggaaaatttctttaaatttctttgtttttatttcgtcTCAATCCctttaccgaagacgaggttgcgttggtttattacgcaatttctcttccatcgtcatattgcgacgtatttcgcgacatcttggcgccgagtaatcacacttttcccTTTTTTGAccccgattcatcgcgaatgcgctccgatcgctttaccgaagacgagTTTGGGTTGGTTTATTAAGCATTTTCTCtcccgccgtcatattgcgacatctaggcgccgagtaatcacactttttgcttttttggctccgattcatcgcgaatgcacTCCATCAAATCTGGCAAAATTCAAATATCTAAGAATCgacacgcgtgctttttctaTTCTGCGTCATATTCCTGATTATTATGACCATCtatataaaacgttatgcatatttcctTTGTTGAAACCGGAAAACACTCAGGagcagtataatattccagtaagatatgaacttgttgcgaccctgcaggtggtcacgagacgcgcaaaaaaacATGGGCCGCAGTGatcttttccaatattttaaGCAGACAAAGTATGATTTTGATCCTGGTGCTAACTTGCCAAGtcaccgacgactttgtcattgtaatgtaaattcatttcgttttgaggcgtcgatcaactgcagagggactagtatgatgaacccg is from Styela clava chromosome 9, kaStyClav1.hap1.2, whole genome shotgun sequence and encodes:
- the LOC120340232 gene encoding uncharacterized protein LOC120340232 — translated: MWKRFCAVQQYLNIHIQSHTGEKIYPCKICGRHFLQAVSMDRHIKEMHTGKRLCSCEICGKSFLKADNLKSHMRRHTGEKPYSCKICGKCFVDKSAVNAHVRIHTGEKPFSCKICGKCFLQFSSLNRHMRIHSGDKPYSCEICGKCFSDSSYLNTHMRIHSGDKPYPCEICGKCFSQSGHLNEHMQIHTSDKPCSCEICGKCFAQSRFLSTHVRIHSSDNPYSCEICGKCFTCSSSLNVHRRIHTGEKPYSCEICGKCFLRSHDLNRHIRIHAGDKPYSCEICGKCFSQSSHFNTHMRIHASEKQYSCEICGKCFSRSWNLNRHMKIHNKKNITIEKHVESVP